The Ahaetulla prasina isolate Xishuangbanna chromosome 11, ASM2864084v1, whole genome shotgun sequence genome contains a region encoding:
- the UPRT gene encoding uracil phosphoribosyltransferase homolog isoform X1, with product MEAMPCRDRRVVGPAGAEAGMPASGEGGPRQLRFADPGPGSGDSLSPDSSSSSADGSRCCCAGGNGCCAGDGGAEAATTTATATRHDWPGSAAAQLKLLPMNDQIRELQTIIRDKTASRGDFVFSADRLIRLVVEEGLNRLPYTECTVTTPTDVTGFFPQISDLESEYTQLIIQQHQLRYKYEGVKFEKGNCGVSIMRSGEAMEQGLRDCCRSIRIGKILIQSDEETQRAKVYYAKFPPDIYRRKVLLMYPILSTGNTVIEAVKVLIEHGVQPNVIILLSLFSTPHGAKSIIQEFPDITILTTEVHPVAPTHFGQKYFGTD from the exons atggaggcgatgccttgccgcgaccggcgcgtggtgggcccggcgggggcagaggccgggatgccggcgagcggcgagggcgggcctcggcagctgcgcttcgccgaccccggcccgggcagcggtgacagcctgagcccggacagcagcagcagcagcgccgacggcagccgatgctgctgcgctggcgggaacggctgctgtgcgggcgacgggggCGCCGAGGCGGCCACGACGACGGCGACGGCGACGCGccacgactggccgggatcggcggcggcccagctcaaactcctgcccatgaacgaccagatccgggagctgcagaccatcatccgcgacaa GACAGCCAGTAGAGGTGACTTCGTATTTTCTGCTGATCGTTTG ATCAGACTTGTAGTTGAAGAGGGATTAAATCGACTACCATATACAGAATGCACAGTGACCACTCCAACAG ATGTCACTGGATTCTTTCCTCAGATTTCTGACTTGGAGTCAGAATATACACAACTAATTATTCAACAACATCAACTCA GGTACAAATATGAAGGAGTGAAATTTGAAAAGGGAAACTGTGGGGTCAGCATAATGAGAAGCG GGGAGGCGATGGAACAGGGCTTGCGCGATTGCTGCCGATCTATACGAATAGGAAAGATCCTGATCCAGAGCGACGAGGAGACCCAGAGAGCCAAAGTATACTATGCAAAATTTCCACCAGACATCTACAGAAGAAAAGTCCTCCTCATGTACCCCATTCTGA GCACTGGCAACACTGTGATCGAGGCCGTAAAGGTTCTCATAGAACACGGGGTTCAGCCCAACGTTATAATCCTGCTGAGTCTATTCTCTACTCCCCATG gtgccaAATCAATAATCCAGGAATTTCCAGATATCACAATTTTGACAACAGAGGTTCATCCAGTCGCACCTACACATTTTGGGCAGAAGTATTTTGGAACAGATTGA
- the UPRT gene encoding uracil phosphoribosyltransferase homolog isoform X2, producing MEAMPCRDRRVVGPAGAEAGMPASGEGGPRQLRFADPGPGSGDSLSPDSSSSSADGSRCCCAGGNGCCAGDGGAEAATTTATATRHDWPGSAAAQLKLLPMNDQIRELQTIIRDKTASRGDFVFSADRLIRLVVEEGLNRLPYTECTVTTPTGYKYEGVKFEKGNCGVSIMRSGEAMEQGLRDCCRSIRIGKILIQSDEETQRAKVYYAKFPPDIYRRKVLLMYPILSTGNTVIEAVKVLIEHGVQPNVIILLSLFSTPHGAKSIIQEFPDITILTTEVHPVAPTHFGQKYFGTD from the exons atggaggcgatgccttgccgcgaccggcgcgtggtgggcccggcgggggcagaggccgggatgccggcgagcggcgagggcgggcctcggcagctgcgcttcgccgaccccggcccgggcagcggtgacagcctgagcccggacagcagcagcagcagcgccgacggcagccgatgctgctgcgctggcgggaacggctgctgtgcgggcgacgggggCGCCGAGGCGGCCACGACGACGGCGACGGCGACGCGccacgactggccgggatcggcggcggcccagctcaaactcctgcccatgaacgaccagatccgggagctgcagaccatcatccgcgacaa GACAGCCAGTAGAGGTGACTTCGTATTTTCTGCTGATCGTTTG ATCAGACTTGTAGTTGAAGAGGGATTAAATCGACTACCATATACAGAATGCACAGTGACCACTCCAACAG GGTACAAATATGAAGGAGTGAAATTTGAAAAGGGAAACTGTGGGGTCAGCATAATGAGAAGCG GGGAGGCGATGGAACAGGGCTTGCGCGATTGCTGCCGATCTATACGAATAGGAAAGATCCTGATCCAGAGCGACGAGGAGACCCAGAGAGCCAAAGTATACTATGCAAAATTTCCACCAGACATCTACAGAAGAAAAGTCCTCCTCATGTACCCCATTCTGA GCACTGGCAACACTGTGATCGAGGCCGTAAAGGTTCTCATAGAACACGGGGTTCAGCCCAACGTTATAATCCTGCTGAGTCTATTCTCTACTCCCCATG gtgccaAATCAATAATCCAGGAATTTCCAGATATCACAATTTTGACAACAGAGGTTCATCCAGTCGCACCTACACATTTTGGGCAGAAGTATTTTGGAACAGATTGA